The nucleotide sequence GCATGGCGTTGTTTTCAGTTCTTCCTGTTCTCTCTCTTGGTAGCGTAGTCGTGTGTGGCTTGCGTGATCTGATTATCCTAGTATAGGCACTGTGTGAGGGCTACTTGATCACCTTGTATCGTTCGCCCGTGTACTTTGTTTGGTTGTTGATTTATATATAATAAAGCAGGCGAAAACCTCTTCCGAGAAGACAATTTCTGTTGCTGCAACCTGCACTATAACAAAACCCGACATTCTCTCTTCTGCACCAGTGCTACTGTTAGCCATAACTTGCCTTTACCTGCTTTCATTTGCATTGCTTTCGTCGTGCTCTAGGATGCAACAGCCTACAGGCGAGATGGAGATGAAGAAGGCGCCTCTGTCAGCGCCTGCTTTCCACAAAGAGTACACTCTTCCTAGAGCACAACAATACCTTGATCGACACTATTCACaacgccctctctctctccaaggATGATTACTCCAAAAAGGTGAGACAAGCCCTGCATATTTCTTAACCTGAATCCATGGATACAATTGTTGCCCTTTCTGTTTGAACTGGCACTCGGCAATATATTATGGATAATCACTTGCATCTGGATGGGTCTAGTTTGCATCTGAACAGTATGTTCCTTGGTTCCCAAGACCCTTTTGTTGCTAATAGAGGTCTATGTATCTTCTCATTTTAATTTGTCTAGCTAGGTGTAACCAACTACAACGTAACTGGGTTGGTCAACTGTTCCtgaaaatatttttcttggaacTAAACACATGCTGTAGGGTTTCAGATGGTCCATTGCATTGCTGTTTTTTAGGCTGCAACATATATTATGGACTCCTCTGGACTGTATCATGGCTAAATCGTGATGATACAAGCAGGGCTTATTGCTGCATATCATTAGGCATGCAGCACAGGGAGTAAAGAAGCAGCACACACGTACGTAATGCATATTTTTGTAAACCAAAATCCGCTTCCGTAGTTCGGCGAGCAGTAGCATTTTTTCGTGGGTTTTTTGGTTTTAACTTCTCTGTGTTTACTTTGTGATGCAAATAGCATCAAATACTACTAGTACAGCATTGCCATGTGCTGCTGCATTTTTGTTTACTGATATAAACAGGCTTGCCAATTTCTTTTGCTGCAACCTATACTTTGATAAAAAATTGCCTCTTCTGCAGCAGTGCTATGGATAATTACATACTGTCTGTTTCTGTAGCCGATACCTACCTTTAACCCGCTTTCATCACTTTGTTTTTGTCTGTGCTCTAGGATCCTACAGGcgagatggagaagaagaagaaggcgccgCTGCCAACACCTCATTTCCACAAAGAGCGGCCTCTTCCTAGAGCAGAGCGGTCCCCCGATCGACGCTACTCGCCTTACCCTCCTCCGTCCATGGATGGTTGCTCTGGAAAGGTGAGACAATCCCCACACACTTTTTAATGCGAACACCTTAAATCCTTAATCCATGGATACAAATGTTACATTTTCCCTTTTTAATGTGAACACCCTAAATCCTTAAATCCTTAATCCATGGATAAAAATTGTAATGTTCTCATTGCAGAATGCTGGATCTTGGCCCCTTCACCTGACTTACTATGGGCCTCCATCTGAAGACCTTCATGTCGACTGGCGCAATAATGACGGGGTTGTGGACATGGAGCATTACAGCACAGAGCTGTTTGCAGCGATGGACAAAGTGAGCATTgcgtaatactccctctgtaaactaatataagagcgtttagattattaaagtagtaatctaaacactcttatattagtttacggagggagtataatattccATGCGAAATATCTCTCTCCCTTTATAAATCCCGTTCATTTTTAGATATTAGAGGagaaccccccaacccccccccccccccccccctccgcccgCCCATGCATCCAAAGATCGATGCGGTCAATTGTTTAATTAGTACAAAGTAATTTATTGATCATAGTCAAAATAAATGGAGTATAAAAGAGCAACAAGGTACATGCATAAAACTGAAAAGTAGATCTCGATTACATAGCCTATATATAGGGTAAAATATGTTTCTTTCTTGTAATCTCACTGCCAAAGAAATCCTTGTTATTTCAAACACTGTTGAATTAAGGTAAAATGTGACAGAGCTGTTTTGTTCGGTTTGCAGCATAGTTTTTGGTCGATGCACACTTGTACACGCCCACAGTTTGGACCAAACGTCAGCGCTGAGTATGTGATTGATCCTTTGTTGAAGGATACATTCCTTGCCAATCCCCGTTTTAGCTACCTGCTTCCCTTGATCGGCCACAAAGTAGCTTCTGCAGCTGAGGCTCCCAATTCAACCACGCAGGCAAGACTTCTACTCAAACTCCTGACATTTTTATGCCAAGCTAGCTGCTACGGTTATCGATTTTTAGGCCTCTTTGGATTGTAGGAACTAGAAAATATAAGGTTATGTACAAACAAGAGGCATGCATGCTTTTAAGTGCAACATGATTGCAATTTTGTGAAAATCCCAAAGGAAACAAAGGGACACCACTTGGCGGCTTCAACCGACAGAGTGGAGAGAACACATATAGTATCAAATCATTACTACTTCCCTTTTTGACTGGCAATCAAATGGTTACTTTGACCACATATGTCTTCTAGTGTTGCTGGTACTGTACCAGCAAACTGATTGCTATGCACGGAGATTATTTTGGTTATGTTAATTTACAGTCTTGTTATTGATGCATATTTCTTTCTATGCCACCAATTGTATCTCTCACATCCATCGTTCCATGTGATGACCGATTTCCAATTTTCATCACATTGTTCCATTTAAATAGACTCACGTTACCAAATGTTCAGTACAGACTAAATGTTCTGAAGTCAAGTTTATGAACTGCCATCTCGGATGTTACTGTATTGATCATCTCTTGTTTGTTGTTGGCAACATTATCTCTCTTTTACCTTGGCAGGTTGGCACAACTACTGGATACGGGCAGCGTGATGGTTCTATAGA is from Triticum aestivum cultivar Chinese Spring chromosome 3A, IWGSC CS RefSeq v2.1, whole genome shotgun sequence and encodes:
- the LOC123059843 gene encoding uncharacterized protein → MEKKKKAPLPTPHFHKERPLPRAERSPDRRYSPYPPPSMDGCSGKNAGSWPLHLTYYGPPSEDLHVDWRNNDGVVDMEHYSTELFAAMDKHSFWSMHTCTRPQFGPNVSAEYVIDPLLKDTFLANPRFSYLLPLIGHKVASAAEAPNSTTQVGTTTGYGQRDGSIEVPVREVAALKISDN